TGAAAAATTCCTGGCGCGGGAACTGGCTAAAGACCTGTCCGGCCTAGTCCGGGTGGTGGGGTTTTACGGGCAGCAGGTTGTCCGCTACTGCGGCGAAAAATCCGACGCCAAGACGGCAATGGGGGCCGCGTATTGCTCCGCCCTGGAAGACGCTCTCATTGCCATGCCTCCGGGCAAATGGCTGGAAACGGACCACCGCCTGGTGACGCGCAACGGCGCACGGTTCGAGGCCGATGTGGACGCGCAGGGCAACCACGCGGACACATTTGACAGCGGCAAGCTTTCCTACTGGGGCCACGTCGGGACCGGGCTGGAATCATGCAGCCCGTCATCCTGGCGGCACAAGTCCCGCCAGGGCAAGAGCAGGAAGAGCAGTAACCGGGCCTCCGGCACCCGCCGCTGGGGCGGCATCAGGACCAGGAGATTTTAACACGATGAACATTTTACCGCAATTTGTGAACAGGATGATTGGCAGGCCAGGGAATTTCCGGACTGGCATGATCAGGCTGATCGGCTTTTTGTCCCGACGCTCTCAAAAGGAAGGCCGGAACCCGCTGCCATTCCTGACGCCGCAGGAAGCCCGCGCCCTCTATGAATTGTACCGGAAAGGCCAGTATGCCGACGTGATGCTGTGCTGGGCCGCCCTGGAAGAAACGGACGACATGCTGGGCACGGTCCTGGACCGCCGCGCCTCCGCCCTGGCGGAAATGACTGACGACGTGAAGGTGGATGCCAAAGCCATCGGCAACAACCCGGACTTGCAAACGCTGGCCGACGAGCAGCAGCAATGCCTGGCGGAATATTACGGCAAGATCGACAACTTGAGGGATGCGGTGCGGTTCATGGGATCGGCTACCTTCCGCGGGTACGCGCACCTGGAACCCGTGGCCGGAGGCGGCAGAATCAGGATGGAACCCGTGGACCAGTGGCTGATGGCCCGGCCTGTCAAGGGCGGGGCCTGGTATTACAACGAATCCGCCGACAGGTCATGCGCCAAGCTGGAAGCCGTGGATGAAAGCCGCCTGATCATCCGTGAATGCCTCCGGCCCGTGGACCTGCCCGCCATGTTCGCCATCTGCGCCAAGGCCCATGCCCTGGACGGGTGGGACGGATTCATTGACGTGTTCGGCAACCCGGCCATCTTCTTCAAATACCCGCCAAACACTTCTGACGAACAGGCACGGGAATATGACCGCATCGCCGAAGAGATGATCGGGGACGGGCGCGGCGGCTACCCGGACGGAGGGGACATCAAGACTGTGGAAACGACGGCCCGCGGAGGGGACACCTTCAAACAGCGCTGCGAGTGGTGCGACAAGCAGATTGTGCGCCGCGGCACGGGCGGCGAGCTGACCGTGCTGGCGGAATCCGGCAGCGGGACGCTGGCGGGCAACGCCCACCAGGAAACATTCCGCATGTTGGCGGCGGGCGAAGGCGCGGAAATCTCCGAAAGCTTCAACCGCCAAATGAGCCGCCGCCTGCTGGACCGCCATTTCCCGGGAAGGCCGCATCTGGCCTACTGGACGCTGGAATACGAAGAAGCCGAAGACGTAGGCAAGCAGGTGGACAACATCACGAAATTGGCCGCCGCGGGATATATTGCCGACGAGGAAGAAGTAAGCGAGGCGTCCGGCTATACGGTCACGTACCGGGCGCCGCAGCCGTCCCAGGAACAACCCTCCTTCCCCCTGCTGGCCAACAGCCGCGGAAACTGGCAACACATCCCCGCACAGATTGAGCAGACCAGGAACAACGCCCCCCTGACGGCCCAGGAACTTGCCCTGCTGGAAAAGCTGCTCAACGCACAGCCGAACCCGGCCATGATCCGGAATGATGCCCGGAAGCTGGAAACGGCCATGAAACGCGCCGCAGGGCTGGAAGTGGGCAATGACCCGGAAAAGCAGGAAAGCACCCCGGCAGCCCCCCGGCAAAACGCAAATACGCCCCAAAACGAAGACCAGGGAAACCTGCTGGCCAACTACGGCACCAGCGAAGGGGCCAAGAAGGGCTGGGACAAGCGGGGGCGCGGGCAGCATGAGGCCATCGGCCAAACCGGAACGGCCAAAAGCCTGGGACTGGAAAAATTGTCCGCCCTGACCCCCGACCCGGCCAGCAGCCACAGCCACCCGGGAAGAGCGCGGAAAGCCCTGACGCGTGGATTTATGGCCCGGTCCATCGACGGGCAGGACGTGCATTTCAGCAAGGGCGTCCTGGATCACTGGGAAAGCACCCAGCCCCCCAAAACGCCCGAGGAACAGAACCGGAGATTGCGGCGTTTATCTGAAGCTGTCCGGGCCGTGAAAAACCCGCACGAAGTGTGGGAATCCCACAACGGCCAGAAGACCTACCTGCGCGTGTACAAGGATGACGCCGGGAAATTTGCCATGAGCGGATTTATCACGGGCAAGGATGGCCAGGTGAGAAGCTTTTTCCACAGCCGCCGACTGAATGGAGCCGAAAAGATGAGAAAGGGAACCCTGAAATACAAGAGATAAAAGAAGTACGGACGGGAGGGCCATCTCCCCGCACGGGCTAACGCGGCCTTAACGGATGGCCCCCAGGCCGCGCATCACCGTAACAACACCATAACCAACGCACGCAGAATGTCAACAAAGATGAAGACCATTACCTTAGAGGATTTGCAGCCCTGGGAAAACCCGGGGGACGGCTGGTACAACATCGAACGCTGGGGGGAACATCCCCAGCAGACAGCGGACGGGAAAAAATATATCCAGGTCATCGACGATGAGGCCGTGCGGGCCATCGTGGAAGCAGGCGTCCCGGAAGAAGGGCTGCTGACCGACGTGGAACATGTGTCCGTTGCCGTCACCGGGCCGCGGGATAGCCGGGCTTACGGCTGGGTGCGCGAGCTTGCCGCCCTGCCAACGGCGGAAGGGCTGCAACTGTGCGCCCGTATCGAATGGACGCCGCTGGGCCTCCCCCTGGTCCGGGACCGCATCTACAAACATTTTTCGACCGTGTACAGCGTGGAGCTGTGCGCGGACCTGGGCGGCGGACGCCTCCGCCCCCTGCAACTCGTCGGGCTGGCCCTAACCAACCAGCCCAACAACCCCGGCCAGCGCCCGATCACCAACAGTCAGGCCGCGCCGCTCAACGACAACACAAACCAACAAGACAACAACATGGAAGAATTGAAAAAAATCGCCGCCAAGCTGGGACTGCCGGAAGACGCCGGGCTGGACCAGATACTGGCAACACTCGACGCCCTGATGGCCG
This region of Akkermansia muciniphila genomic DNA includes:
- a CDS encoding phage portal protein family protein; the encoded protein is MIRLIGFLSRRSQKEGRNPLPFLTPQEARALYELYRKGQYADVMLCWAALEETDDMLGTVLDRRASALAEMTDDVKVDAKAIGNNPDLQTLADEQQQCLAEYYGKIDNLRDAVRFMGSATFRGYAHLEPVAGGGRIRMEPVDQWLMARPVKGGAWYYNESADRSCAKLEAVDESRLIIRECLRPVDLPAMFAICAKAHALDGWDGFIDVFGNPAIFFKYPPNTSDEQAREYDRIAEEMIGDGRGGYPDGGDIKTVETTARGGDTFKQRCEWCDKQIVRRGTGGELTVLAESGSGTLAGNAHQETFRMLAAGEGAEISESFNRQMSRRLLDRHFPGRPHLAYWTLEYEEAEDVGKQVDNITKLAAAGYIADEEEVSEASGYTVTYRAPQPSQEQPSFPLLANSRGNWQHIPAQIEQTRNNAPLTAQELALLEKLLNAQPNPAMIRNDARKLETAMKRAAGLEVGNDPEKQESTPAAPRQNANTPQNEDQGNLLANYGTSEGAKKGWDKRGRGQHEAIGQTGTAKSLGLEKLSALTPDPASSHSHPGRARKALTRGFMARSIDGQDVHFSKGVLDHWESTQPPKTPEEQNRRLRRLSEAVRAVKNPHEVWESHNGQKTYLRVYKDDAGKFAMSGFITGKDGQVRSFFHSRRLNGAEKMRKGTLKYKR
- a CDS encoding phage protease, whose protein sequence is MKTITLEDLQPWENPGDGWYNIERWGEHPQQTADGKKYIQVIDDEAVRAIVEAGVPEEGLLTDVEHVSVAVTGPRDSRAYGWVRELAALPTAEGLQLCARIEWTPLGLPLVRDRIYKHFSTVYSVELCADLGGGRLRPLQLVGLALTNQPNNPGQRPITNSQAAPLNDNTNQQDNNMEELKKIAAKLGLPEDAGLDQILATLDALMAAEQEAAEAEAETLLNSEELKDLPDEARKDLKDELLTNRDLGIKMINLLINRKGGGAPPATAPRYARPGFRPATKATKGTVSMDAERGRLLTNTAKEIQAQERNAGRTCSFWKAKNMAKSRLRQK